In Trifolium pratense cultivar HEN17-A07 linkage group LG7, ARS_RC_1.1, whole genome shotgun sequence, a genomic segment contains:
- the LOC123897258 gene encoding probable sulfate transporter 3.4 produces MGMNCNRVEHFEESTMKIQTEIPIHQVRLPPQRTSLTKLKHRLSEIFFPDDPLHRFKNQPCFTKFLLTLQFLFPIFQWGSHYNLTLLRSDIISGLTIASLAIPQGISYAKLANLPPIIGLYSSFVPPLIYALLGSSKHLGVGPVSIASLVMGSMLSETVPFTQNPTLYLQLAFTATFVAGLFQASLGILRLGFVIDFLSKATLVGFMAGAAIIVSLQQLKGLLGIVHFTNKMQIIPVLVSVYKQKDEWSWQTVVMGFGFLAFLLTTRHISLRKPKLFWASAAAPLTSVILSTILVFLLRNTAHHISIIGHLAKGVNPPSANMLYFKGPHLALAIKTGIVTGILSLTEGIAVGRTFAALKNYQVDGNKEMMAIGIMNIAGSCTSCYVTTGSFSRSAVNFNAGAQTAVSNIIMASAVLVTLLFLMPLFYYTPTVVLATIIIAAVIGLIDYQAAYKLWKVDKLDFVACMCSFFGVLFISVPLGLSIAVAISVFKILLHVSRPNTLVLGNIPGTQIFHNINQYKEALRVPSFLILAVESPIYFANSTYLRERILRWVREEEERIKANNGNELKCIILDMTAVTAIDTSGLETLGELRKVLEQRSLQLVLVNPVGNVMEKLHTSKILDTFGFKGVYLTVGEAVADISSANKAQP; encoded by the exons ATGGGTATGAATTGCAACAGAGTAGAACACTTTGAAGAATCAACCATGAAAATCCAAACTGAAATTCCAATTCATCAAGTTCGTTTACCACCACAAAGAACATCACTCACCAAACTCAAACACAGACTCTCTGAAATCTTCTTCCCTGATGATCCTTTACACCGTTTCAAAAACCAACCATGTTTCACCAAGTTTCTTCTTACCCTTCAATTTCTTTTCCCCATTTTCCAATGGGGTTCTCACTATAATCTCACTCTTCTTCGTTCTGATATCATCTCTGGTCTCACCATTGCTAGCCTTGCCATTCCTCAG GGAATCAGTTATGCAAAGCTTGCAAACTTGCCACCTATAATTGGATTAT atTCGAGTTTTGTGCCACCATTGATATATGCACTACTTGGAAGTTCAAAACATCTTGGTGTTGGACCAGTTTCAATTGCTTCTTTGGTTATGGGATCAATGTTGAGTGAGACTGTTCCTTTCACTCAAAATCCAACTCTTTATCTTCAATTAGCTTTCACTGCAACTTTTGTTGCTGGATTATTCCAAGCTTCTCTTGGTATATTAAg GTTAGGATTTGTAATTGATTTTCTATCAAAAGCAACACTTGTCGGTTTCATGGCTGGTGCTGCTATCATTGTGTCACTACAACAATTGAAAGGGTTACTTGGAATTGTTCACTTTACTAACAAGATGCAAATAATTCCTGTATTGGTCTCTGTTTATAAGCAAAAAGATGAG TGGTCATGGCAAACTGTTGTTATGGGATTCGGCTTCTTGGCATTCCTGCTTACAACAAGACACATT AGTTTGAGAAAACCGAAACTATTCTGGGCTTCAGCAGCTGCTCCTTTAACATCAGTAATTCTGTCAACCATTTTAGTCTTTCTTCTCAGAAATACGGCTCATCACATTTCAATT ATTGGGCACTTAGCAAAGGGAGTTAATCCACCATCAGCAAACATGTTATACTTCAAAGGTCCTCACTTGGCTCTTGCTATCAAAACAGGCATTGTCACCGGGATCCTATCTCTCACA GAAGGAATTGCGGTAGGTAGAACATTTGCAGCACTTAAGAACTACCAAGTCGATGGAAACAAAGAAATGATGGCTATCGGTATTATGAACATAGCCGGCTCTTGTACTTCATGCTATGTCACAACAG GATCCTTTTCTCGATCAGCTGTTAACTTCAATGCTGGAGCACAGACAGCAGTTTCTAACATAATCATGGCTTCAGCTGTTTTAGTGACCCTTTTGTTTCTCATGCCTCTCTTCTACTATACGCCAACCGTGGTCTTAGCAACCATCATCATCGCAGCTGTGATTGGACTAATAGATTATCAAGCTGCTTATAAACTGTGGAAGGTTGACAAACTTGATTTCGTAGCCTGCATGTGCTCCTTTTTTGGCGTTCTCTTCATTTCTGTACCTTTAGGCCTCAGTATAGCG GTTGCCATATCAGTCTTCAAGATCCTACTTCATGTCTCTAGACCAAACACTTTGGTTTTGGGGAACATACCGGGAACACAAATATTCCATAACATAAACCAATACAAAGAAGCTTTAAGAGTTCCTTCGTTTCTCATTTTGGCTGTTGAGTCTCCGATCTATTTCGCTAATTCGACTTACCTTCGAGAGAG GATACTAAGATGGGTTCGTGAAGAGGAAGAACGTATAAAAGCAAATAATGGAAATGAATTGAAGTGCATAATTTTAGACATGACAG CTGTCACGGCAATAGACACAAGTGGTCTTGAAACTTTAGGCGAACTTAGAAAGGTGCTAGAACAGCGATCACTTCAG CTTGTGTTGGTAAATCCTGTTGGAAATGTGATGGAAAAGTTGCATACGTCGAAAATTTTGGATACCTTTGGATTTAAAGGAGTCTATCTCACAGTAGGAGAAGCTGTGGCTGACATTTCCTCAGCCAATAAAGCTCAACCATGA
- the LOC123897416 gene encoding FCS-Like Zinc finger 10 codes for MADSSSNLSLPSDTISPRQISSLFFHTTGSRVGVGVKNLPDFESAWSPTSPLDCRLFSNLSNVFSAKSSRPSFQTGHKKLQDGSKVGLGIITSLVNETKPNNEFLGKFLRKNITFGSQMKNHILQFSKNNREPLASFLKTNSLPKNYVISLPSEIKSPKSEVENFDDDVNRESKGLRNTVASLPDSSRPSSLISSNENSNLGINDLFVEDTSIALSLPPATNRSLQINNPLNITSSSLPLSIDFGNGYVGSLSAKEIELSEDYTCIISHGPNPKRTHIFGDCILECDNNDFTEFIKNKESAFGSSQESAPRRFDSTVMNFCYSCNKKLDEEEDIYAYSGEKAFCSFKCRSEEILAEEEMEKTFNNSEKSSPNSSYHDDIFLMGLQVSK; via the exons ATGGCTGATTCTTCTTCCAATCTCTCTTTACCTTCTGATACAATAAGCCCAAGACAAATAAGCTCCTTATTTTTTCACACCACTGGTTCTAGGGTGGGAGTTGGTGTTAAGAACTTACCGGATTTTGAATCCGCTTGGAGTCCTACATCTCCTCTCGATTGCAGACTCTTCTCGAATCTTAGCAATGTTTTTAGCGCTAAGTCTTCTAGACCTTCATTCCAAACCGGTCATAAGAAGCTGCAAGATGGAAGTAAAGTAGGACTTGGGATTATAACTTCTCTTGTTAACGAAACCAAACCTAATAATGAGTTCCTTGGTAAATTTCTGAggaaaaatataacttttgGATCACAGATGAAGAATCACATACTTCAATTCTCGAAGAACAACCGTGAACCTCTTGCATCATTTTTGAAAACCAATTCCTTGCCTAAAAACTATGTCATTTCACTTCCTTCCGAAATCAAAAGTCCCAAATCAGAAGTTGAAAACTTTGATGATGATGTCAATAGGGAATCTAAAGGTCTCAGAAACACTGTGGCGTCTTTGCCCGACTCCTCGAGACCTTCTTCGTTAATCAGTTCAAATGAAAACTCTAATTTGGGAATCAATGATTTGTTTGTAGAAGATACATCTATAGCCTTGAGTTTGCCTCCGGCGACAAACAGAAGTTTACAAATTAACAATCCTTTAAACATCACATCAAGTTCACTTCCACTATCCATTGATTTCGGCAATGGATATGTAGGTTCACTCTCTGCCAAGGAGATAGAGCTTTCGGAAGATTATACTTGCATAATTTCTCACGGTCCAAATCCTAAGCGAACACATATTTTTGGTGACTGCATTTTGGAATGTGACAACAATGACTTTACTGAGTTCATCAAGAACAAAGAATCAGCTTTCGGATCTTCTCAAGAATCAGCACCTCGTCGTTTTGACAGTACTGTTATGAACTTCTGTTACTCGTGCAATAAGAAATTAGACGAGGAGGAAGACATTTATGCTTATAG TGGCGAGAAAGCATTTTGCAGTTTTAAGTGTCGATCGGAGGAAATTTTGGCAGAAGAGGAAATGGAGAAAACTTTCAATAACTCAGAAAAGAGCTCTCCTAACTCAAGTTACCATGACGATATCTTCCTCATGGGTCTGCAAGTGTCCAAATAA